One window of Salegentibacter sp. Hel_I_6 genomic DNA carries:
- a CDS encoding acetyl-CoA carboxylase biotin carboxyl carrier protein subunit, which produces MEKKYKVKVNDSFEFEFTQDQITALDTQKISENNFHLLQNNRSFKAEVSSENFLQRQYDIKINSNTYKVTISNELDLLIEEMGLSLGTAQMINDIKAPMPGLILEVNVEEGSEVKEGDYLLVLEAMKMENTLTAPRDGIVKSVSVKQGQTVEKNQLLIEME; this is translated from the coding sequence ATGGAAAAAAAATATAAGGTTAAGGTGAATGATTCATTTGAATTTGAATTCACCCAGGACCAAATTACCGCTTTAGATACACAGAAAATTTCTGAAAATAATTTTCACCTTCTTCAAAATAACCGAAGTTTTAAAGCCGAGGTTTCTTCCGAGAATTTTCTTCAACGTCAGTATGATATTAAGATCAACTCCAATACTTATAAAGTAACTATTTCTAATGAGCTGGATTTACTGATAGAAGAAATGGGACTTTCCCTTGGAACTGCACAAATGATTAACGATATAAAAGCGCCAATGCCGGGTCTTATCCTTGAAGTTAACGTAGAAGAAGGTTCTGAAGTTAAAGAAGGGGATTATTTGCTGGTACTGGAAGCGATGAAAATGGAAAACACCCTTACTGCCCCAAGAGATGGAATAGTAAAATCTGTTTCAGTAAAGCAGGGACAAACTGTAGAGAAAAATCAGTTATTGATTGAAATGGAATAA
- a CDS encoding DoxX family protein, whose product MNSQILVSRRSVQVLRVMLSGIFLVASLHHLFNIEKTVNRIDQANFKGIAYFFGNPELLVMLSGVVMLIAGIGLIIGFKTRWAATILLAVLIPITLTVQVGQITTLGPLFKNIAISGGLLFFILNDFKDHQTRKI is encoded by the coding sequence ATGAATTCACAAATTTTAGTGAGTCGTCGCTCTGTACAGGTTTTACGGGTGATGCTTAGCGGGATATTTCTCGTAGCCAGTTTACACCATTTATTCAATATTGAAAAAACGGTTAACAGGATAGATCAGGCAAATTTTAAAGGAATCGCTTATTTCTTCGGCAACCCTGAGTTGCTGGTAATGCTCTCAGGAGTTGTAATGCTTATCGCCGGGATTGGGTTAATTATAGGTTTTAAAACCCGTTGGGCGGCCACGATTTTGCTCGCCGTTTTAATCCCTATAACCTTAACGGTGCAGGTAGGGCAAATTACAACACTGGGTCCGCTCTTTAAAAATATCGCGATTTCCGGCGGACTCCTGTTTTTTATCCTAAACGATTTTAAAGATCACCAAACAAGAAAAATATAA
- a CDS encoding trans-aconitate 2-methyltransferase — MKEAKSHWEEVYEKKSYKDASWYQEKPVISLQFIKDLELPECSKIIDVGGGDSNLVDFLLKDGFRDITVLDISEKAIVKAQKSLNKDAKKVNWIVADASEFEATQVYHLWHDRAAFHFLTEDEQIENYLRTLENSVASGGFVILATFSKEGPEKCSGRTIKQYSKEDLQDLLQDKFELLKSKNLDHKTPTGAIQNFTFCCFRKK, encoded by the coding sequence ATGAAAGAAGCAAAATCACATTGGGAAGAAGTGTATGAGAAGAAATCTTATAAAGACGCTAGCTGGTATCAGGAGAAACCAGTGATCTCTTTGCAGTTTATTAAAGACCTGGAATTGCCTGAATGTTCAAAAATTATAGACGTTGGGGGAGGGGATTCCAACCTGGTAGATTTTTTACTTAAAGATGGTTTCCGGGATATTACAGTTTTGGATATTTCTGAAAAGGCGATTGTAAAAGCTCAAAAAAGTCTTAATAAGGATGCTAAAAAAGTAAACTGGATAGTTGCTGATGCTTCAGAATTTGAAGCCACACAGGTTTATCATTTATGGCATGATCGTGCTGCGTTTCATTTTTTGACTGAAGATGAGCAAATTGAAAATTACTTACGAACCTTAGAAAATTCGGTGGCCTCGGGGGGATTTGTCATTCTTGCGACCTTTTCAAAAGAAGGTCCTGAAAAATGCAGCGGAAGAACAATTAAACAATATTCAAAAGAAGATCTTCAAGATTTATTGCAGGACAAATTTGAGCTTTTAAAAAGCAAAAATTTAGATCATAAAACTCCAACCGGAGCAATTCAGAATTTTACTTTTTGCTGTTTTAGAAAGAAATAA
- a CDS encoding DsrE family protein, with the protein MKNSILIFTAFFMLFSITTNAQNHNPEKNNYVVLTKKIPQLQPILITAEELQAEDAHHFGDFQVIVCGQTVKGLTDKEEMKKFIQRAKKANVTLNACGFSLKKFGVDPKAIPSEMEVVENGILYDFQLQKKGYFSIEL; encoded by the coding sequence ATGAAAAATTCAATTTTAATCTTTACAGCTTTTTTTATGCTGTTTTCAATAACTACAAATGCTCAAAATCACAATCCCGAAAAGAATAATTATGTGGTTTTAACTAAGAAAATTCCACAGCTACAACCCATTCTAATTACTGCGGAAGAATTACAGGCAGAAGATGCACATCATTTTGGTGATTTCCAGGTTATTGTTTGCGGCCAGACTGTAAAAGGTTTAACCGATAAAGAAGAAATGAAAAAGTTTATCCAGCGAGCCAAAAAAGCCAATGTCACCCTTAATGCCTGCGGATTTTCCCTCAAAAAATTTGGTGTAGATCCTAAAGCGATTCCATCAGAAATGGAAGTTGTTGAAAATGGAATACTATATGATTTTCAACTTCAGAAAAAAGGATATTTCAGTATAGAGCTTTAA
- a CDS encoding sterol desaturase family protein, producing MEKYLNIIADSFTGYFNYLVNEINNPSWTNYFYWLIGLSLLVWVLEIVIPWRKEQKVFRKGFWLDTFYILFNFFLFSLVGYNAISNVAVELFNDLLGIFGITNIVAIEVQNFPIWIQLLIMFVIADFIQWNVHRQLHKRAWLWEFHKVHHSVKEMGFAAQFRFHFMETIIYKTVQYVPLAMIGFGIQEFFVVHMFAVFIGHLNHANVGWNYGVFGYILNNPKMHIWHHSKLLPAERPYGMNFGLSLSIWDYLFGTAYIPQEGKNIELGFEGDENFPEDFKNQMVFPFLKKNTQKSNYNLKSQRNENKTV from the coding sequence TTGGAAAAGTACTTAAACATAATTGCTGATTCTTTTACCGGATATTTTAATTATCTGGTAAATGAAATCAATAATCCATCCTGGACCAATTATTTTTATTGGCTTATAGGATTGTCGCTTTTAGTTTGGGTATTGGAGATAGTAATCCCCTGGCGAAAAGAACAAAAGGTTTTTCGCAAAGGTTTCTGGCTGGATACGTTCTATATTTTATTTAACTTTTTCCTGTTTTCACTGGTTGGGTATAATGCGATCTCCAATGTTGCCGTAGAACTCTTTAATGATCTTTTAGGCATTTTTGGAATTACTAATATCGTAGCCATAGAAGTACAGAATTTTCCTATTTGGATACAGTTACTCATTATGTTTGTAATTGCCGATTTTATTCAATGGAATGTGCATAGGCAATTGCATAAACGCGCATGGCTTTGGGAATTTCATAAAGTACACCATAGCGTAAAGGAAATGGGTTTTGCCGCTCAATTTAGATTTCATTTTATGGAAACTATAATTTATAAAACGGTGCAGTATGTTCCGTTAGCGATGATTGGCTTTGGGATTCAGGAGTTTTTTGTGGTGCATATGTTTGCCGTTTTTATCGGCCATTTAAACCACGCGAATGTGGGCTGGAATTATGGAGTTTTCGGGTATATTCTGAATAATCCTAAAATGCATATCTGGCATCATTCAAAATTACTTCCTGCAGAAAGACCTTACGGGATGAATTTTGGTTTAAGCCTGAGCATTTGGGACTATTTGTTTGGGACGGCATATATTCCGCAAGAAGGAAAAAATATAGAATTAGGTTTTGAAGGAGATGAAAATTTTCCTGAAGATTTTAAAAACCAAATGGTTTTTCCATTTTTAAAAAAGAACACACAGAAATCAAATTATAATTTAAAGAGTCAAAGAAATGAAAATAAAACAGTTTAA
- a CDS encoding bifunctional UDP-sugar hydrolase/5'-nucleotidase has translation MLKQVQHDVITLIQNTKHMVSKKRIKPILVLFSGIISLIFFTSCNNTESKTRKEKNEETTKITILQTADIHGQLDAHPELFWENEEIVFKERGGLAHIQTLFEEERAKNPNTIILDGGDLIQGSGYAALSEGKIFPDIIKNMDYDLIVPGNWEVVYGKEVMMDVLQGFETPVIVQNMFHERDKKELFPPYWTKEIEGVKLGFIGINDPDVPVRQNPIFSEGIGFSGLDEGVKELIQKVKTEEKVDALFLVTHFGIFKQIELANNPIVKDVDYIFGNDTHERVRQPIEGKYAKVTEPGAFGSFVGKLNLYFKDGEIVDEEYELMEVDPEKYAANPEIAGLVKKAKAPYKEHLETVIGYTETPLYRYLTVENPMDNMITDAARWKTGADISISNGFRFGNPIVPENGEAAPITRANLWNLLPVNEKVKTGKASGKQIKDWLENEMHNAFAQNSTERFGGWLVRFSGMEVDFNSQNEKGQRIQSVTVKGEEMQDDEYYTISACVRPGDPIDNLCRMPNVKDVEVKDYTIHEVVEEYLQKHSPISPKLDGRAYCEYLGEKSFSTVPGIDYEFH, from the coding sequence ATGCTGAAACAAGTTCAGCATGACGTGATAACTTTAATTCAAAATACAAAACATATGGTTTCCAAAAAAAGAATAAAACCAATTCTAGTCCTGTTTTCAGGAATAATTAGTCTGATTTTTTTTACTTCCTGCAACAATACAGAAAGTAAAACCAGGAAAGAAAAAAACGAAGAAACTACAAAAATCACGATACTCCAAACTGCCGATATCCACGGCCAGTTAGATGCACACCCAGAATTATTTTGGGAAAATGAAGAAATAGTATTTAAAGAACGTGGCGGTCTCGCTCACATTCAAACCTTATTTGAAGAAGAAAGAGCCAAAAACCCCAACACCATAATTTTGGATGGCGGCGATCTTATTCAGGGAAGTGGTTATGCAGCACTTTCTGAAGGAAAAATCTTTCCTGATATTATTAAAAATATGGATTACGATCTTATCGTACCCGGAAACTGGGAAGTGGTTTATGGAAAAGAAGTAATGATGGACGTTTTACAGGGTTTTGAAACCCCGGTGATTGTTCAGAATATGTTTCACGAGAGAGATAAAAAAGAACTTTTTCCACCTTACTGGACCAAAGAAATTGAAGGTGTAAAACTCGGGTTTATCGGAATAAACGATCCCGATGTTCCAGTTCGGCAAAACCCAATTTTCAGTGAAGGTATTGGTTTTAGCGGCTTAGACGAAGGTGTTAAGGAACTTATTCAGAAAGTGAAAACCGAAGAAAAAGTTGATGCGCTATTTTTAGTGACGCATTTTGGAATTTTTAAGCAAATTGAATTAGCCAACAACCCAATAGTTAAAGATGTAGATTATATTTTCGGAAACGATACCCACGAAAGGGTTCGGCAACCCATTGAAGGGAAATATGCGAAGGTTACAGAGCCCGGAGCTTTTGGATCTTTTGTTGGGAAATTAAATCTCTATTTTAAAGATGGCGAAATTGTAGATGAGGAATATGAATTAATGGAAGTTGATCCTGAAAAATATGCTGCAAATCCTGAAATAGCCGGGTTAGTTAAGAAAGCTAAAGCTCCTTACAAAGAACACCTGGAAACCGTAATCGGCTATACCGAAACTCCTCTTTATCGCTATTTAACCGTAGAAAACCCGATGGATAATATGATTACCGATGCAGCTCGTTGGAAAACCGGTGCCGATATTTCAATTTCTAACGGATTTCGCTTCGGAAATCCTATAGTTCCCGAAAACGGGGAAGCTGCGCCAATTACAAGAGCAAATTTGTGGAATTTATTACCGGTAAACGAAAAAGTAAAAACCGGAAAAGCCAGCGGAAAACAAATTAAAGATTGGTTAGAAAATGAAATGCACAATGCATTTGCCCAAAACTCAACCGAACGATTTGGGGGCTGGCTGGTAAGATTTTCAGGAATGGAAGTCGATTTTAATTCTCAAAACGAAAAAGGGCAACGCATACAATCGGTTACTGTTAAAGGCGAGGAAATGCAGGATGATGAATATTACACGATTTCAGCCTGTGTTCGTCCCGGCGATCCTATTGATAATTTATGCCGAATGCCAAATGTAAAAGATGTAGAAGTAAAAGACTATACCATTCACGAAGTTGTTGAAGAATATTTGCAAAAACATTCTCCAATTTCCCCTAAACTGGATGGCCGCGCTTATTGCGAATATTTAGGCGAAAAATCTTTTTCTACAGTTCCCGGAATAGATTATGAATTCCATTAA
- a CDS encoding rhodanese-like domain-containing protein yields the protein MKIKQFKDEPLAHYSYALISNGEMALVDPSRNPLQYYKYAEENNAKIVAVFETHPHADFVSGHLQIQEETGAKIYISEKVGVDYPHTAFDEGDEVKIGNTSIKPLHTPGHSPDSLTFIAEENGKTVMFSGDTLFIGNVGRPDLREKAGNMKAKRVELAKQMYHTMQTKFNDLPDDTLVYPAHGAGSLCGKNMSDAASSTLGNERQGNWAFKDQTEEEFVEEILKDQPFIPSYFGFNVDLNRNGALNVQKAKYEVPVKLYVDSVEKEGITVVDTRDEKDYKKGHLLNSINIMARSESDKFETWLGAIIQPREEFYLVAESVAQMDELLERTAKVGYEKQMIGIITLSDKVSKSSDDFNLEDFKANKDKYTIVDIRNASEIAEGQIFENAEAIPLNELRDRADELSEDKPFVVHCAGGYRSAAGSSILENKFRNKKVYDLSDAIKEFS from the coding sequence ATGAAAATAAAACAGTTTAAAGACGAACCATTGGCGCATTATTCATACGCCCTTATAAGTAACGGAGAAATGGCCCTGGTAGATCCAAGCCGTAATCCTTTGCAATATTATAAATATGCTGAAGAAAATAACGCGAAAATCGTAGCGGTATTTGAAACACACCCGCACGCCGATTTTGTAAGCGGGCATTTGCAAATTCAGGAGGAAACCGGTGCGAAAATATATATTAGTGAAAAAGTTGGGGTAGATTACCCACATACTGCTTTTGATGAAGGGGATGAAGTTAAAATTGGAAATACCAGTATAAAACCTCTTCACACTCCTGGTCACTCGCCAGATAGTTTAACTTTTATTGCTGAAGAAAACGGAAAAACCGTGATGTTTAGCGGTGACACGCTTTTTATAGGAAACGTGGGCAGACCAGATTTACGTGAAAAAGCCGGTAATATGAAGGCTAAACGTGTTGAATTGGCCAAACAGATGTATCATACCATGCAAACTAAATTCAACGATTTACCAGATGATACTTTGGTTTATCCTGCGCATGGTGCCGGTTCCCTTTGCGGAAAAAATATGAGTGATGCGGCTTCCAGCACTTTAGGAAATGAACGCCAGGGAAATTGGGCGTTCAAAGACCAAACCGAAGAAGAATTTGTAGAAGAAATATTGAAAGATCAACCGTTTATTCCTTCTTATTTCGGTTTCAACGTAGACTTAAATAGAAATGGAGCTTTAAATGTTCAAAAAGCAAAATATGAAGTTCCGGTTAAACTTTATGTAGATTCTGTAGAAAAGGAAGGGATTACCGTTGTAGATACACGTGATGAAAAAGACTATAAGAAAGGACATTTGCTAAATAGTATTAATATTATGGCGCGTTCTGAAAGTGATAAATTTGAAACCTGGTTGGGTGCTATAATTCAACCCAGGGAAGAATTTTACCTGGTAGCCGAGAGTGTCGCACAAATGGATGAATTACTGGAAAGGACCGCAAAAGTTGGTTATGAAAAACAGATGATAGGAATAATTACTTTATCTGATAAAGTTTCAAAATCTTCAGATGATTTCAATTTAGAAGATTTTAAAGCCAATAAAGATAAATATACCATCGTAGATATTAGAAATGCCAGTGAAATTGCTGAAGGGCAGATCTTTGAAAATGCAGAGGCAATTCCGCTGAATGAATTAAGAGACCGCGCCGATGAACTTTCCGAAGATAAACCTTTTGTAGTTCACTGTGCGGGCGGATATCGTTCTGCAGCTGGAAGCAGCATTTTAGAGAATAAATTTAGGAATAAGAAAGTTTATGATCTTAGCGATGCGATTAAGGAGTTTTCATAA
- a CDS encoding acyl-CoA carboxylase subunit beta yields MSQNIEKLQDKIKKAHLGGGKKRIAKQHAQKKLTARERVDYLLDEGSFEEIGILVTHRTTGFGMEKQKYYGDGVVTGYGTINGKLVYLFAQDFTVFGGSLSETHAEKICKVMDLAVKVGAPMIGLNDSGGARIQEGVKSLGGYADIFHRNVKASGVIPQISAIMGPCAGGAVYSPAMTDFTLMVQDTSYMFVTGPNVVKTVTNEEVTSEELGGASTHATKSGVTHITSFNDIACLEDIKKLVSYMPQNNKKAPEKLPYELGDEIREELDSLIPDSSNKPYDMHEVIRGIIDEDSFYEIHKDYADNIIVGFARLGGRSVGIVANQPMSLAGVLDVDSSKKAARFTRFCDCFNIPLLVLVDVPGFLPGTDQEWNGIILNGAKLLYALSEATVPKVTVITRKAYGGAYDVMNSKHIGADLNFAWPTAEIAVMGAKGASEIIFRKEIQEAEDSEAKLAEKETEYAETFANPFEAAQRGFIDEVIMPKETRRKLLKAFSMLEDKKVLRPKRKHGNIPL; encoded by the coding sequence ATGAGTCAAAATATAGAAAAGTTACAGGATAAAATTAAAAAAGCGCATCTCGGTGGGGGTAAGAAGCGTATTGCAAAGCAGCACGCACAAAAAAAACTTACTGCCAGGGAACGCGTAGATTATTTGCTGGATGAAGGTTCTTTTGAAGAAATCGGGATTTTGGTAACCCACCGAACTACCGGTTTTGGGATGGAAAAGCAAAAATATTATGGCGACGGAGTAGTAACTGGATACGGTACCATTAACGGAAAACTGGTCTATCTTTTTGCCCAGGATTTTACCGTTTTTGGCGGTTCTCTTTCTGAAACGCACGCTGAGAAAATTTGTAAAGTGATGGACCTGGCTGTGAAAGTGGGGGCACCTATGATTGGTTTAAACGATTCTGGTGGGGCGAGAATTCAGGAAGGCGTAAAATCTTTAGGAGGTTATGCCGATATTTTCCATAGAAATGTAAAAGCATCAGGCGTTATTCCGCAGATTTCAGCAATCATGGGACCTTGCGCCGGTGGTGCGGTTTATTCGCCAGCTATGACCGATTTTACACTTATGGTTCAGGATACCAGTTATATGTTTGTTACCGGGCCCAATGTGGTGAAAACGGTAACGAATGAAGAAGTGACTTCCGAAGAACTTGGCGGTGCTTCTACCCACGCTACAAAATCGGGAGTTACCCATATAACCTCTTTTAACGATATCGCTTGCCTGGAAGATATCAAGAAATTGGTGAGCTATATGCCGCAAAACAATAAAAAGGCACCGGAAAAACTTCCGTATGAATTAGGTGATGAAATTAGGGAAGAGCTGGATTCTTTAATTCCAGATAGTTCGAATAAGCCTTACGATATGCACGAGGTGATTCGTGGAATTATAGATGAAGATTCTTTTTACGAAATTCATAAAGATTACGCCGATAATATTATTGTTGGTTTTGCGCGTTTGGGAGGAAGAAGTGTTGGAATTGTTGCCAATCAACCCATGAGCCTAGCCGGGGTTTTAGATGTAGATTCTTCGAAGAAAGCCGCTCGTTTTACTCGTTTTTGCGATTGTTTTAATATTCCGTTGCTGGTGCTGGTTGATGTTCCCGGGTTTTTACCAGGAACCGATCAGGAATGGAATGGAATTATTCTGAACGGAGCTAAACTGCTTTATGCGCTAAGTGAAGCTACAGTTCCAAAAGTAACCGTAATTACTAGAAAAGCTTATGGTGGTGCTTATGATGTAATGAACTCCAAACATATTGGCGCCGATCTTAACTTTGCCTGGCCCACGGCTGAAATTGCCGTAATGGGAGCAAAAGGGGCGAGTGAAATTATTTTCAGAAAAGAAATTCAGGAAGCAGAAGATAGCGAAGCTAAATTAGCTGAAAAAGAGACCGAATATGCGGAAACTTTTGCGAATCCATTTGAAGCTGCACAACGCGGATTTATTGATGAGGTAATTATGCCAAAAGAAACCCGTAGAAAATTACTGAAAGCTTTTAGTATGCTTGAGGATAAAAAAGTATTAAGACCGAAAAGAAAGCACGGAAATATTCCATTGTAA
- a CDS encoding acetolactate decarboxylase produces the protein MKGIQKTLLLLGFLTGFSTVAQNNGVKVAGAMKNVMKKGELQGTISLDSVAKKGVYGLGPVEFLSGELLILDGEVFKSVVRNENSMEVVKTNAVKAPFFVYAEVEKWKSVSLPNSVNSLENLENFLNERTPDDAEAFPFRLKGKINSAKIHIVNLPQGQKVSSPKEAHEGLTNYTLEDKEIEILGFFSRKHQAVFTHHNTYMHLHLITEDKKQMGHLDQVEFDANNLKLYLPE, from the coding sequence ATGAAGGGAATACAGAAAACACTATTACTTCTTGGCTTTCTTACAGGCTTTTCAACTGTGGCTCAAAATAACGGCGTGAAAGTAGCCGGAGCGATGAAAAATGTGATGAAAAAAGGAGAACTTCAGGGTACAATTTCCCTGGATTCTGTAGCTAAAAAAGGTGTTTACGGACTTGGACCTGTAGAATTCCTAAGTGGTGAACTGCTTATTTTAGACGGAGAAGTTTTTAAATCAGTTGTTAGGAATGAAAATTCAATGGAAGTTGTAAAAACAAATGCTGTTAAAGCACCGTTTTTTGTTTATGCTGAAGTTGAAAAGTGGAAATCGGTTTCACTTCCAAACTCAGTAAACTCATTGGAGAATTTAGAAAATTTTTTAAATGAAAGGACGCCTGATGATGCGGAAGCTTTTCCGTTCCGACTAAAAGGAAAAATCAATTCAGCTAAAATTCATATTGTAAATTTACCTCAAGGCCAAAAAGTGAGTTCTCCAAAAGAAGCTCACGAAGGACTTACAAATTATACTTTAGAAGATAAAGAAATAGAAATTCTCGGATTTTTCTCACGCAAACACCAGGCAGTTTTTACGCATCACAATACCTATATGCATCTTCATTTAATTACCGAAGACAAAAAGCAGATGGGGCACCTGGACCAGGTTGAGTTTGATGCAAATAATTTAAAACTCTATCTTCCCGAATAA
- a CDS encoding aldo/keto reductase, with product MKLKYTFGLGGVAIGHGFKPISNEQAEKTLKAAWKAGVRYYDTSPWYGLGLSERRFGHFLSSKEREDYVLSTKVGRVLTATKNTPEVMWQDPAPFDYKYDYSAEAVRRSVEDSLQRLGVEYLDYAFIHDLSPDHNEEYEEGTTWEDHFEVAKKGAMPELEKMKEEGLIKAWGLGVNTIEPILKTLEVAKPDVFLSAIQYSLVHHKDALERLLPAIEKSEATLINAAPFNAGLLAGQKRYNYAGEMPDDISERYKKILKIAEKHKVDLVAASLQFALAPKAADTVLAGASKPEQVQENVKALEIKIPSEFWEELKAENLIDQKAEVPA from the coding sequence ATGAAGTTAAAATATACGTTTGGTTTAGGTGGTGTGGCAATTGGCCATGGATTTAAACCTATAAGTAATGAACAGGCAGAGAAAACCCTAAAAGCAGCCTGGAAGGCCGGTGTAAGATACTACGATACTTCACCCTGGTACGGACTTGGCTTGAGTGAAAGACGTTTCGGACATTTTTTGAGCAGTAAAGAACGGGAAGATTATGTACTTTCTACAAAAGTAGGAAGGGTTCTAACTGCAACGAAAAACACACCTGAAGTAATGTGGCAGGATCCTGCTCCATTTGATTATAAATATGACTATTCTGCGGAAGCCGTAAGACGCTCGGTAGAAGATAGTTTACAACGTTTAGGCGTGGAATATTTGGATTATGCGTTTATCCATGATCTCTCTCCAGATCATAACGAAGAATATGAAGAGGGCACTACCTGGGAAGATCATTTTGAAGTTGCGAAGAAAGGCGCAATGCCAGAGCTCGAAAAAATGAAAGAAGAAGGTCTTATAAAAGCCTGGGGACTAGGAGTTAATACTATTGAGCCAATTTTAAAAACATTGGAGGTCGCAAAACCTGATGTTTTTCTTTCGGCGATTCAATATTCATTGGTACATCATAAAGATGCACTGGAACGTTTATTACCGGCTATAGAAAAAAGCGAAGCCACTTTAATAAATGCCGCGCCGTTCAATGCAGGCTTACTTGCTGGGCAAAAACGTTATAATTATGCTGGTGAAATGCCTGATGATATTTCGGAACGATATAAAAAGATCCTGAAAATCGCAGAAAAGCATAAAGTAGATTTGGTTGCGGCTTCGCTCCAATTTGCCCTTGCTCCTAAAGCTGCCGATACGGTTCTTGCAGGAGCAAGTAAGCCGGAGCAAGTACAGGAAAATGTAAAAGCACTGGAAATAAAAATCCCTTCTGAATTCTGGGAAGAATTAAAGGCTGAAAATCTTATTGATCAAAAAGCTGAAGTACCTGCTTAG
- the accC gene encoding acetyl-CoA carboxylase biotin carboxylase subunit — protein MKKILVANRGEIALRVMKTIQKMGIKTVAIFSKADRNAPHVKFADEAVCIGEAPSNESYLKGDKIIEVANELGVDGIHPGYGFLSENAGFAENVEKNGITWIGPGSKAIKIMGSKLAAKDAVKEYDIPMVPGIDEAITDPEEARKIAKEIGFPILIKASAGGGGKGMRIVEKEKDLEDQMKRAISEAESAFGDGSVFIEKYVSSPRHIEIQVLADSHGNYIHLFERECSVQRRHQKVVEEAPSVVLDSKLRKQMGKAAVKVAKACDYVGAGTVEFLFDENENFYFLEMNTRLQVEHPVTEYITGVDLVEQQIRIARGEKLKLNQEDLKIKGHAMELRVYAEDPMDNFMPSVGNLEKYRIPHGENIRVDNGFEEGMEVPIYYDPMLAKLITYGKTREEAIQLMLKAIAEYEVEGVMTTLPFGKFVFEHEAFRSGNFDTHFVKNYYSAEKLQDEIKEEAKLAALVALKKYLKDREQVRIPQN, from the coding sequence ATGAAAAAAATATTAGTAGCTAATAGGGGAGAGATTGCTTTGCGGGTAATGAAAACCATTCAAAAAATGGGAATCAAAACCGTAGCAATTTTTTCTAAAGCCGATAGGAACGCACCCCACGTGAAATTTGCAGATGAGGCAGTGTGTATTGGGGAAGCTCCTTCTAACGAATCGTATTTAAAAGGCGATAAAATAATTGAAGTAGCAAACGAATTAGGTGTAGATGGAATACATCCCGGCTACGGATTTTTAAGTGAAAATGCCGGTTTTGCCGAAAATGTAGAGAAAAACGGAATCACCTGGATTGGTCCGGGTTCTAAAGCCATTAAAATTATGGGGAGCAAATTAGCTGCTAAAGATGCGGTTAAGGAATATGATATCCCCATGGTTCCAGGAATTGACGAAGCGATTACCGATCCCGAAGAAGCAAGGAAAATCGCCAAAGAAATAGGATTTCCAATTTTGATAAAAGCCTCTGCCGGTGGTGGTGGTAAAGGAATGCGTATCGTTGAAAAGGAAAAAGATTTAGAAGATCAAATGAAACGTGCCATTAGCGAAGCCGAATCTGCTTTTGGAGATGGTTCGGTTTTTATAGAGAAATATGTTTCCTCTCCGCGCCACATTGAGATCCAGGTTTTAGCCGATTCCCATGGAAATTATATTCATCTTTTTGAACGGGAGTGCAGCGTGCAGCGTAGGCATCAAAAAGTGGTTGAAGAAGCGCCTTCGGTAGTTTTAGATTCAAAACTTCGCAAACAAATGGGAAAAGCCGCTGTAAAAGTGGCAAAAGCTTGTGATTATGTAGGCGCTGGAACTGTAGAATTTTTATTCGATGAAAATGAGAATTTCTATTTCCTGGAAATGAATACCCGTTTGCAAGTGGAACACCCCGTTACCGAATATATTACTGGTGTAGATCTGGTTGAGCAACAGATTAGAATTGCAAGAGGTGAGAAGTTGAAATTGAATCAGGAAGATTTAAAAATAAAGGGGCACGCCATGGAACTTCGGGTATATGCCGAAGATCCTATGGATAATTTTATGCCCAGTGTTGGGAATTTGGAAAAATACCGAATTCCGCACGGAGAGAATATTAGGGTTGATAACGGGTTTGAAGAAGGAATGGAAGTCCCTATTTATTACGACCCAATGCTGGCAAAATTAATTACCTACGGAAAAACCCGTGAAGAAGCAATTCAGTTAATGCTGAAAGCCATCGCTGAGTATGAAGTTGAAGGCGTAATGACCACGCTTCCTTTTGGAAAATTTGTTTTTGAGCACGAAGCTTTTAGAAGCGGGAATTTTGATACGCATTTCGTAAAGAATTATTATTCCGCAGAAAAATTGCAGGATGAGATCAAAGAGGAAGCTAAACTTGCCGCGTTGGTAGCTTTAAAGAAATACCTAAAAGACCGGGAACAAGTGCGTATTCCACAAAATTAA